One window of Watersipora subatra chromosome 3, tzWatSuba1.1, whole genome shotgun sequence genomic DNA carries:
- the LOC137391769 gene encoding putative malate dehydrogenase 1B: protein MAKFVIAGKADCPYYAKVELLADQLVNSVGSFRVHKIVKTPKEWESWLQEECEKRKFLYQKSPIVWRELVDRGGKGILVGGVNEFQEYALEYYGVKSSLLTSDVTKIAVENMATKIEINKELQQYDSLSKPMNICITNAGSPISYHMLNAIASGEVFGSDTELTVNLLGSEEDIDSLKGVSMEAMDLARNLLRRFNVFSNPEEALRDCEAVIVLDQLIRQEEEAEDSWLKRNAEMFVQRIKDIDRVCKPTAKVLLAGGGPTNTSLYLMLECVKNIDKRNIVIMPSLIENQAKAILARKLKVKTSDVVDVIIWGDNEKYFCDTTQARVHNHDGPIWGPPSYSRLANILIHEEQWLTKDFPESLLTRYEEQKVKMGHIPAFAHAAAVNTLIKHWWFGSPSDQIISLGVVSEGWYDVPEGLVFSFPVRIGPEGQYAIVHDLNIPETSKQGIKQCVDYLMEQRYQLFPDQRPPPPPEPVKPEEVTDSPHPPTMTPIREETDIELRPSGEEIETETTPTHTDTDALRTTSAEAGLAKIQEDTEPPEDTTVVVDNEGEQATEEATERAADAGVAADQ, encoded by the exons GAAAAGCTGACTGTCCATATTATGCCAAAGTGGAGCTTCTAGCAGACCAATTGGTAAACTCTGTAGGCTCCTTCAGAGTTCACAAAATAGTGAAGACACCCAAAGAATGGGAG AGTTGGCTACAAGAAGAGTGTGAGAAGCGAAAATTTTTATACCAAAAATCTCCAATAGTATGGAGAGAGCTGGTAGACAGAGGAGGAAAAGGGATTCTTGTGGGCGGAGTCAATGAGTTTCAAGAATATGCATTAGAATACTATGGGGTCAAATCTTCCTTGCTGACCTCAGATGTTACCAAG ATTGCAGTGGAGAACATGGCTACAAAGATAGAAATTAACAAGGAACTTCAACAGTATGACAGCCTAAGCAAACCGATGAACATTTGTATCACAAATGCAGGCTCACCTATCTCCTATCATATGCTCAATGCCATCGCGTCCGGAGAGGTCTTTGGCAGTGACACTGAACTCACTGTCAACCTTTTGGGTTCAGAGGAAGACATTGACTCATTAAAAGGTGTGTCTATGGAAGCCATGGATTTAGCAAGAAATCTACTTCGGCGATTTAACGTCTTCTCAAATCCCGAAGAAGCGTTAAGAGACTGTGAGGCAGTGATTGTGCTTGACCAGTTAATTCGACAGGAAGAGGAAGCAGAGGATTCATGGCTAaagcgtaatgctgaaatgtTTGTTCAGCGTATCAAAGATATCGATCGAGTATGCAAGCCAACGGCAAAGGTTCTTCTGGCTGGAGGAGGTCCAACTAACACATCTCTTTACCTAATGCTTGAGTGCGTGAAAAATATCGACAAACGAAACATAGTCATTATGCCGAGTTTGATAGAAAATCAGGCTAAAGCCATTCTCGCTCGCAAGCTAAAAGTAAAAACAAGCGATGTGGTTGATGTCATAATTTGGGGCGACAATGAAAAGTACTTTTGTGACACGACACAAGCCCGAGTTCACAACCATGATGGACCTATCTGGGGCCCTCCTAGCTACTCTCGGCTTGCCAACATTTTG ATACATGAGGAGCAATGGCTAACCAAGGATTTCCCAGAATCCTTGCTCACCAGATATGAAGAACAGAAAGTGAAAATGGGACACATCCCAGCCTTTGCCCACGCTGCCGCTGTGAACACTCTTATTAAGCATTGGTGGTTTGGCTCTCCTTCTGACCAGATTATCAGTCTCGGAGTTGTCTCGGAAG gaTGGTATGATGTTCCTGAAGGACTGGTGTTCAGCTTTCCTGTCAGAATTGGACCGGAAGGGCAGTACGCGATAGTTCACGATTTAAATATTCCTGAGACTTCAAAACAAGGCATCAAGCAATGCGTTGAT TACTTGATGGAGCAACGATACCAACTGTTTCCTGATCAGAGACCTCCACCACCACCAGAGCCTGTCAAGCCAGAAGAGGTTACTGATTCTCCACATCCCCCCACTATGACTCCCATACGAGAGGAAACCGACATTGAACTGAGACCCTCTGGAG AAGAAATTGAGACAGAGACAACTCCTACACACACTGACACTGATGCACTTCGTACAACATCAGCAGAAGCAGGTTTAGCCAAAATACAAGAAGATACAGAGCCACCCGAAGATACTACAGTTGTAGTGGATAACGAAGGAGAACAGGCTACAGAGGAAGCAACAGAGCGAGCTGCTGATGCAGGTGTAGCAGCAGATCAATAA